From Struthio camelus isolate bStrCam1 chromosome 8, bStrCam1.hap1, whole genome shotgun sequence:
TatcttttttcaaatattataaTTGCTCTTCAGCAGTAGGACTTACCGgtcttttcctgtttccttcttaaACACGGCATCACAGTAACCCATGCGCTTTTCTGTTGTCACATAGATTCTGGCAGCTGGGTAGCTGTCAACAGTTTTCTTCAGCATGTTGTACACAATGCCATTTCCATCTTTCCTCATGTTCCGAAAAGGCCCCCAGATCACATAGGCAGTGTTGTtggtttctttgaaaaaatactcGGGATTCTTGAGTAACAGAGGCACGCTCGTGTGAGAGACCACTCTTACGGTTGTCCTCTTCCCAACATCCTCCTCATAGCCCTTCGTGGGAGCGTTGTTCATCCTCCATATGCAGGAGGACTTGTCTATCTCAGCTCCCACTTTCTGGCCAGCCATCTGTCCTGAGTTTGAAACAATGGCACAGAGGTCACAGTCTAGT
This genomic window contains:
- the ST6GALNAC3 gene encoding alpha-N-acetylgalactosaminide alpha-2,6-sialyltransferase 3 isoform X5 — translated: MRTHYGYINVKTQEPLRLDCDLCAIVSNSGQMAGQKVGAEIDKSSCIWRMNNAPTKGYEEDVGKRTTVRVVSHTSVPLLLKNPEYFFKETNNTAYVIWGPFRNMRKDGNGIVYNMLKKTVDSYPAARIYVTTEKRMGYCDAVFKKETGKDRVQSGSYLSTGWFTLILAMDACYGIRVYGMINDTYCKSEGFRKVPYHYYEPGRDECEEYFLHENAPYGGHRFITEKKVFAKWAKKHTIIFTHPNWTVS